In the genome of Dermacentor andersoni chromosome 3, qqDerAnde1_hic_scaffold, whole genome shotgun sequence, one region contains:
- the LOC126524168 gene encoding uncharacterized protein, with product MDAVWQQLRLMRVRQNSYKDYLDDHLELLGSPPIRDDRSFRELFDAEERLLHVLRAGLFRTQSWFPLRQFQQMTPSLRPSDLWFQLLQKHLVDHVLLSPDDTMVAHSTEMLAELDALLRDYADRAEKLLDAVAWTLVQTYLWAMVSSPSTAYGSGSVLIGTLFHVHQACEKLVDSRLGLLRAAPRIVYRHTYTVALELSPT from the exons ATGGACGCCGTCTGGCAGCAGCTGCGCCTGATGCGCGTACGGCAGAACTCGTACAAGGACTACTTGGACGACCATCTCGAGCTGCTCGGTTCACCCCCGATCCGAGACGACCGGAGCTTTCGCGAGCTTTTCGACGCCGAGGAACGGCTGTTGCACGTCCTGCGGGCTGGCCTCTTCAGAACCCAGTCGTGGTTTCCGCTGCGCCAGTTCCAACAG ATGACCCCGTCACTGCGGCCCTCTGACTTGTGGTTCCAGCTGCTACAGAAGCACCTGGTGGACCATGTGCTGCTATCTCCCGATGACACCATGGTGGCGCACAGCACGGAGATGCTAGCCGAACTTGACGCCTTGCTGAGGGACTACGCCGACAGGGCCGAGAAGCTGCTAGACGCCGTTGCGTGGACCCTAGTGCAGACCTACCTGTGGGCCATGGTTTCATCGCCGAGTACAGCATACGGCAGCGGCAGCGTCCTGATCGGTACCCTCTTTCATGTGCACCAAGCCTGCGAAAAGCTGGTCGACTCGCGCCTAGGACTACTCCGCGCTGCTCCACGTATCGTGTATCGACACACGTACACG